Sequence from the Halobaculum rubrum genome:
ACCGTCACCGGCAGCACCGTCAACACGAACACGTACGTCGTGGACGTGACGTCCGGCGAAGCGGCGCGGTGGACCCACGCCGCGACCGCGGGGATCCCCGAGGAGACGTTCGTCGAGCCGGAGTTGGTCCACTACCCCACCTTCGACGGCCGCGAGATCCCCGCGTTCTTCTCGACCCCCGACGACGCGCCCGCGGGCGACACACCCGTCGTCGTCGACATCCACGGCGGCCCCGAAAGCCAGCGCCGCCCGTCGTTCAACGCCGTCAAGCAGTACTTCCTCAACAACGGCTACGCCGTGTTCGAGCCCAACGTCCGCGGATCCTCGGGGTACGGGAAGGCGTACGCCCACCTCGACGACGTGGAGAGCCGGATGGACTCGGTCGCGGACATCGAGGCGGCCGTCGAGTGGCTCCACGACCACCCCGCGGTCGATCCCGAGCGGATCGTCGCGATGGGCGGCAGCTACGGCGGCTTCATGGTGCTCTCGGCGATGACCGAGTACCCGGAGCTGTGGGCCGCCGGGATCGACATCGTCGGCATCGCCAGCTTCGTGACGTTCCTCGAGAACACCGGCGACTGGCGCCGCGAACTGCGCGAGGCCGAGTACGGCAGCCTGGAGGACGACCGGGAGTTCCTCGAGTCCGTCTCGCCGATCAACCACGCCCACGAGATCGCCGCGCCGCTGTTCGTCCTCCACGGCGCGAACGACCCGCGGGTTCCCGTCGGCGAGGCCGAGCAGATCGTCGAGGAGGCGAGCGAACACGTCCCCACACGGAAGCTGATCTTCGAGGACGAGGGGCACGGCTTCTCGAAGCTGGAAAACAGGATCGAGGCGTACCGCGCGATCGTCGAGTTCCTCCAGGAACACGTGTGAGCTCGACGGTGCGGGGACGTGGCAGCGACTGCGGTACGCGCAACCGGAGAGCGTCGACCGATCCGGGTCCCTTCGGGCTGTCAAACCATCGCAGGCATGCAGACGAATGAGTTATCTCTTTGCGATCCATCAGATGACTTGAACGATCGATGTCCTCCACGCACGACGCCCGCGTACTCGTTGCGGTGTCGGATCAGACGCCGAGTGACTACGGCGCGGACGTCGTCGAGGCCATCGAATCGGCGCTGAGCGCGACGGTTCTGCACAAACGCGGCGCCGTCGCCACGGAGTTCCTCCGCGAGCTCGGGCCGACGCTCGACTGCGTCGTCGTCGCCAGCCGAACGAACTGTGTGGAGACTCTCGCCGCCGCGGCGGGGGAGGTGCCGTTGATCGTCTACGGGGACGAGGTGCCGTCGGTGCCCGTGGACGAGGTCGTCGCCACCGACGGCGGGACGGACCTGCTCGCGCGCCGCGTTTCCGAGTGCATCGAGCGCGAGCGCGAGCGCAACGCCCTCACGGAGGCGAACGCGAAGCTGTCGGCGCTCAACACCTACACTCGCGAGTTGACCGGCTGTGAGACCGTCCGCGAGGTGAGCGACACGGTGGTCGAGGCCGTCACGAACGCCCTCGGCCACGAGGAGGTCGTCCTCGCCATGCTCGACGACGGGACGTTCTTCCCGTACGGTCATACGCTCCCGAACGATTACGACGTCGAGGCCGACACCGACGAGGGGGTCATCGGACGCACGTACCGGACGGAGGAGACGCAGGTCGTCAACGAGTACGGCGCCGACCCCGACAAGATCCGCGACGCGGATGACGTGGCCTCGGTGCTGAGTACCCCCGTCGGCGACCACGGCGTTCTCCAGGTGACGACCGATCGGAAGGGAGCGTTCGACCAGCAGGACGCCGAGTTCCTCGAGATCGTCGCCTCCCACGCGGCCGAGGCGCTCGCGCGGCTCGAACGGGAGTCGGAGCTCCGCGTCGAGCGCGACCGACTGCACTACTTCTTCGACGGGATCCGGTCGCCGGCGGTGTACGTGGAGTCGAGAGACGGGAGCGAGCCGGTACTCGTGGAGGTCAACACGGCCTACGAGGCGCTGTTCGGCGCCGACGGCCTCGGCGAACCCGTATCGAACGCGTTTCCGACGGAGACGGAACGCGAACTGTTCGGCGCCGAGGGACCCGATACGGTCGTTCATCGCGACATCACCCGCGAGACGGTCGACGGCTCGGCAGACCTCGTCGTGGGTGTGGTCCCGGTTCCGCTCTCTGGGGTCGAAACAGGGGCGTTCGGACTGTATGCGACCGATGTCGAGTTCCCGTAGCAGGGTTCGGTCCGAACGCCGGCGAGTTCGGCGAGCCCGAGCGGACTCGGCGAGGCATCACGGACGTCCGTTAAAGTCAACACCGGCGCCGTCCAACTGAGAGCCATGAGTACACAAGAGCGCGAGGAGGGGCGGCAGATCCGCTGTCTCATCGCGAAGGTCGGTCTGGACGGTCACGACCGCGGCGCGCACGTCATCTCGCGGGCGTTTCGCGACGCCGGCTTCGAGGTCATCTACTCGGGATTGCACCGCGCGCCCGACGAGATCGTGCAGGCGGCCGTCCAGGAGGACGTTGACGTCCTCGGCATCTCGATCCTCTCGGGGGCGCACAACACGCTCGTCCCGAAGATCGTCGAGGGCCTGAAGGAGTACGACGCCTTCGAGGACACGCTGATCCTCGTCGGCGGGATCGTCCCCGACGACGACCGCGACGAGATGCTCGAAATGGGCGTCGGCGCCGTCTTCGGCCCGGGCACCCCGATGGAGGAGACGATCGAGTTCGTCCGCGAGAACGTCCACGATCGCGAGTGATGACGGCCACAGGGACGGAGTCTGCGCTGGTCGACGACCTGCTCGACGGGAAACACCGGGCGCTCGCGCGCGTCATCACGAAGATCGAGAACCGCTCGCCGGGGTACCGCGACATCGTCTCCGCGCTCCACACGCACACCGGGACCGCGGACGTGATCGGGATCACGGGCAGCCCCGGCGCCGGCAAGTCGACGCTGGTCGACAAGCTGGCGAAAACGTACCGCGACCGCGGCGAGACGGTCGGCGTCATCGCGGTCGACCCCTCCTCGCCGTACACCGGCGGGGCGGTGCTGGGCGACCGCATCCGGATGGCCTCGAACGTCGGCGACATGGACGTGTTCTTCCGGTCGATGTCCGCCCGCGGCACGCTCGGCGGGCTCTCGACGGCCACGTCGGACACGGTGAAGGCGCTCGACGCGTTCGGCAAGGACAAGGTGATCATCGAGACGGTCGGCGCCGGACAAAACGAGGTCGACATCGTGAAGACCGCGGACACGGTGTGCGTGCTCGTCCAGCCGGGGTCGGGCGACGACGTACAGATGCTGAAGGCGGGAATCCTCGAGATCGGCGACGTGTTCGTCGTCAACAAGGCCGACATGGACGGTGCCGAGCGCACCGTCGCCGAGCTGGAGGAGATGATACATATGCGCGAGAACCCCGCCGCGGG
This genomic interval carries:
- a CDS encoding GAF domain-containing protein, with protein sequence MSSTHDARVLVAVSDQTPSDYGADVVEAIESALSATVLHKRGAVATEFLRELGPTLDCVVVASRTNCVETLAAAAGEVPLIVYGDEVPSVPVDEVVATDGGTDLLARRVSECIERERERNALTEANAKLSALNTYTRELTGCETVREVSDTVVEAVTNALGHEEVVLAMLDDGTFFPYGHTLPNDYDVEADTDEGVIGRTYRTEETQVVNEYGADPDKIRDADDVASVLSTPVGDHGVLQVTTDRKGAFDQQDAEFLEIVASHAAEALARLERESELRVERDRLHYFFDGIRSPAVYVESRDGSEPVLVEVNTAYEALFGADGLGEPVSNAFPTETERELFGAEGPDTVVHRDITRETVDGSADLVVGVVPVPLSGVETGAFGLYATDVEFP
- the meaB gene encoding methylmalonyl Co-A mutase-associated GTPase MeaB, translating into MTATGTESALVDDLLDGKHRALARVITKIENRSPGYRDIVSALHTHTGTADVIGITGSPGAGKSTLVDKLAKTYRDRGETVGVIAVDPSSPYTGGAVLGDRIRMASNVGDMDVFFRSMSARGTLGGLSTATSDTVKALDAFGKDKVIIETVGAGQNEVDIVKTADTVCVLVQPGSGDDVQMLKAGILEIGDVFVVNKADMDGAERTVAELEEMIHMRENPAAGLNTGHHGPVDDEEMEQVALDDPDEEVWDPRVIETIATDATGVEELIDTLADHAAWLRETGQIDDRARTRYTEEIRQLIRADTARLLEEVIEARGGIDAFVEDVLAKETDPYSVADELVGPVRECVDGELER
- a CDS encoding cobalamin B12-binding domain-containing protein — protein: MSTQEREEGRQIRCLIAKVGLDGHDRGAHVISRAFRDAGFEVIYSGLHRAPDEIVQAAVQEDVDVLGISILSGAHNTLVPKIVEGLKEYDAFEDTLILVGGIVPDDDRDEMLEMGVGAVFGPGTPMEETIEFVRENVHDRE